A genomic window from Pseudomonadota bacterium includes:
- a CDS encoding nucleotidyltransferase domain-containing protein, whose translation MDPRRLLAEIRAALEERYGQRLHRVVLYGSLARGDETPDSDLDLLVVLSDSAAQTGEMRSAVNAVYPVLQRHSVFRPLHVVVAARQDYEDGGIALYRNVHREGIAA comes from the coding sequence ATGGACCCGAGACGACTGCTCGCAGAAATCCGCGCCGCGCTCGAGGAGCGCTACGGGCAGCGACTGCACAGAGTCGTGCTGTACGGTTCCCTTGCGCGTGGCGACGAAACGCCCGATAGCGATCTGGATCTTCTCGTCGTGCTGTCCGACTCGGCGGCACAGACGGGAGAAATGAGGAGCGCCGTCAACGCCGTGTACCCCGTTCTGCAGCGGCACTCCGTCTTCCGGCCGCTGCACGTCGTCGTCGCGGCTCGGCAAGACTACGAAGACGGCGGAATTGCGCTTTATAGGAACGTCCACCGCGAGGGGATCGCGGCATGA
- a CDS encoding HEPN domain-containing protein yields MSEEAAALWLRAKSDLEAAKALSGLGFFDAAASRAYYAAFSAVSALFTQRGLAFRKHSQIESAVHRDLVHAGRWEIGLGADFSFLRSLRATGDYGAAMHVIGTDAEAAVESARRLLAAVSNEEPALFPLDETA; encoded by the coding sequence ATGAGCGAAGAGGCCGCCGCCCTCTGGCTTCGGGCCAAGTCCGATCTCGAAGCCGCCAAGGCTCTGTCCGGTCTCGGTTTCTTCGACGCGGCTGCCTCGCGCGCTTATTACGCGGCGTTCAGCGCGGTTTCGGCGCTCTTCACGCAGCGCGGTCTCGCCTTCCGCAAGCACTCGCAGATCGAGAGCGCCGTGCATCGCGACCTCGTCCACGCCGGGCGCTGGGAGATCGGTCTGGGTGCCGACTTCTCCTTCCTCCGCAGCTTGCGGGCAACCGGCGATTACGGCGCCGCCATGCACGTGATCGGCACGGATGCCGAGGCGGCGGTCGAGTCCGCCAGACGCCTCCTCGCCGCCGTCTCGAACGAGGAACCGGCCCTGTTTCCGCTAGACGAAACGGCGTGA
- a CDS encoding protein kinase, with the protein MGAAMDRILTGKTIAGKFRLGERLSEDLAGSIYAAVDVATNQNVIVLALAEGVRLEGEKDAAALKHPNVLAHRQSYFPNASQRFVTSDAPTGKSLARIVASRGKMHPGPAAGTALQILSALDAIHGLGTFHGNLNPYNVFVDKTEKGELEVRLLYPGGARADSLPENVRYLAPEQILGEGGVDRRADLWAVGALLYLCLFGRPPFDGNDQETISGKILLKDPIFPPEAAKMPPELVGAIRAALSKEPEKRPQSASAVIGDLLATAEKHDEQTSALVAAAPKPAKPPAPPPVPTPAVAIAAEGPTAEEIRAAQARAITAELESALEIELLKSVPPEPVPIGRRAAALSPRDKRKVAIAALCLAAVAAIVLVIALLAGGEDAPSTATTSPREAPLRAAAREPAAAVAREPVPQEPPAPVREEADEPAASSARPVPSVDSKSPPPAAKPPVKKKPKPGPQKEPASPKDAAGLASNPFGG; encoded by the coding sequence ATGGGCGCTGCGATGGACAGGATCCTCACCGGCAAGACGATCGCCGGAAAGTTCCGCCTCGGGGAGCGGCTGTCCGAGGATCTCGCCGGCTCGATCTACGCGGCCGTCGACGTCGCGACCAACCAGAACGTCATCGTCCTCGCGCTGGCCGAGGGGGTGCGCCTCGAGGGCGAGAAGGACGCGGCCGCGCTCAAGCACCCGAACGTCCTCGCGCACCGGCAGTCGTACTTCCCGAACGCCTCGCAGCGGTTCGTGACGAGCGACGCCCCGACCGGCAAGAGCCTCGCCCGGATCGTCGCGTCGCGCGGGAAGATGCACCCGGGCCCGGCGGCCGGCACGGCGCTGCAGATCCTCTCCGCGCTCGACGCGATCCACGGGCTGGGCACGTTCCACGGCAACCTGAACCCGTACAACGTGTTCGTGGACAAGACGGAGAAGGGCGAGCTCGAGGTCCGCCTTCTGTACCCCGGCGGCGCGCGCGCCGACTCGCTCCCCGAAAACGTGCGGTACCTCGCCCCGGAACAGATCCTCGGGGAGGGCGGCGTGGATCGCCGAGCCGACCTCTGGGCCGTGGGGGCGCTGCTGTACCTGTGCCTCTTCGGGCGCCCGCCGTTCGACGGCAACGATCAGGAAACGATATCGGGGAAGATCCTCCTCAAGGACCCGATCTTCCCGCCAGAGGCCGCGAAGATGCCGCCGGAGCTCGTGGGCGCGATCCGGGCGGCGCTCTCCAAGGAACCGGAGAAGCGGCCGCAGTCCGCAAGCGCGGTGATAGGCGACCTGCTGGCGACGGCCGAGAAGCACGACGAGCAGACGAGCGCGCTCGTGGCCGCGGCGCCGAAGCCCGCCAAGCCGCCCGCTCCGCCGCCCGTGCCGACCCCTGCGGTGGCGATCGCCGCCGAGGGCCCGACGGCGGAGGAGATCCGGGCGGCCCAGGCCCGCGCGATCACCGCGGAGCTCGAGAGCGCGCTGGAGATCGAGCTCCTCAAGTCCGTTCCCCCGGAGCCGGTGCCCATCGGAAGACGCGCGGCGGCGCTGTCACCTCGCGACAAGAGAAAGGTGGCGATCGCGGCGCTGTGCCTGGCCGCGGTGGCCGCCATCGTCCTCGTGATCGCCCTCCTCGCCGGAGGGGAGGACGCGCCTTCGACGGCGACGACCTCGCCGCGCGAGGCGCCCTTGCGCGCCGCTGCTCGGGAGCCCGCCGCGGCCGTCGCTCGGGAGCCCGTGCCGCAGGAGCCCCCGGCGCCCGTGCGGGAGGAGGCCGACGAGCCCGCCGCCTCGAGCGCGCGCCCGGTGCCGTCGGTCGACTCGAAGTCGCCGCCCCCCGCGGCGAAGCCGCCGGTCAAGAAGAAGCCGAAACCCGGCCCGCAGAAGGAGCCCGCGTCCCCGAAGGACGCGGCGGGGCTGGCGTCGAACCCGTTCGGAGGATGA
- the amrS gene encoding AmmeMemoRadiSam system radical SAM enzyme: MDRDRRDLLRMLACAAAACPIAAAARAAAEEGGEPHRALFWEAAGDGNVRCKLCPRECTVADGQRGTCGVRENRGGVYYTLVHSRPCSMHDDPIEKKPLFHFRPGTNAFSLATVGCNLECRFCQNWEISQASPEEVPSDDVPPAQIVRHAQRLGSRSIAFTYSEPTVYNEYVRDVCDAAAGTGIGRVVISNGYIQAQPLKELLPKIDAIKIDFKAFSESFYSDVCGAHLRPVLDTLVRIREAGKWLELVMLTIPTLNDDPAEVKAMCRWIVQKLGPDVPVHFTRFHPMYKLMNLPSTPVATLERSRRIALDAGIRFAYSGNVPGHEGENTTCPQCKELLIRRAGFNVVENRIAGGKCPRCGYVVPGVWS, translated from the coding sequence ATGGATCGGGACCGACGAGATCTCCTGCGGATGCTCGCGTGCGCGGCGGCGGCGTGCCCGATCGCGGCGGCGGCGCGCGCGGCGGCGGAGGAGGGCGGGGAGCCGCACCGGGCGCTCTTCTGGGAGGCCGCGGGCGACGGGAACGTGCGCTGCAAGCTCTGCCCGCGGGAGTGCACGGTCGCCGACGGTCAGCGCGGGACGTGCGGCGTGCGCGAGAACCGCGGCGGCGTCTACTACACGCTCGTGCACTCGCGGCCGTGCTCGATGCACGACGACCCCATCGAGAAGAAGCCGCTGTTCCACTTCCGGCCGGGCACGAACGCGTTCTCGCTCGCCACGGTCGGGTGCAACCTCGAGTGCCGGTTCTGCCAGAACTGGGAGATCAGCCAGGCCTCGCCCGAGGAGGTGCCGAGCGACGACGTGCCGCCCGCGCAGATCGTCCGGCACGCGCAGCGCCTGGGCTCGCGGTCGATCGCGTTCACCTACTCCGAGCCGACCGTCTACAACGAGTACGTCCGCGACGTGTGCGACGCGGCGGCCGGCACCGGGATCGGGCGTGTGGTGATCTCGAACGGCTACATCCAGGCGCAGCCGCTCAAGGAGCTGCTGCCCAAGATCGACGCGATCAAGATCGACTTCAAGGCGTTCAGCGAGTCGTTCTACTCGGACGTCTGCGGGGCGCACCTGCGGCCCGTGCTCGACACGCTCGTCCGCATCCGCGAGGCCGGGAAGTGGCTCGAGCTCGTCATGCTGACGATCCCGACGCTCAACGACGATCCGGCGGAGGTGAAGGCGATGTGCCGGTGGATCGTCCAGAAGCTCGGCCCGGACGTGCCGGTGCACTTCACGCGCTTCCACCCGATGTACAAGCTCATGAACCTCCCCTCGACGCCGGTCGCGACGCTCGAGCGGTCGCGGCGGATCGCGCTCGACGCGGGGATCCGCTTCGCCTACTCGGGGAACGTGCCCGGCCACGAGGGCGAGAACACGACCTGCCCGCAGTGCAAGGAGTTGCTCATCCGCCGCGCGGGCTTCAACGTGGTCGAGAACCGGATCGCGGGCGGCAAGTGCCCGAGGTGCGGGTACGTCGTGCCTGGGGTGTGGAGCTGA
- a CDS encoding methylmalonyl-CoA mutase family protein yields the protein MSDTGRERYRLKHQVRVVTATSLFDGHDASINIMRRLVQMGGAEVIHLGHNRSVAEIVEAAIEEDAQAIAVSSYQGGHNEFFKYMRDMLVERGAAHIRIFGGGGGVIRPDEIAELEAYGVERIYDPEHGRTMGLEGMIDDLLARCDFHTVNVPGSDDPTDRGASIPDPAKVTTADPAAVARLITMTEMGPEAYRLVAEGIRARAAAAEAPVVGVTGTGGAGKSSLLDEIVRRVRNDNPDKSIAILSADPSKRRTGGALLGDRIRMNAIHGPGVYMRSLATRGSGHELPDTIRDAIDVVKAAGFDLVLVETSGIGQGNTEIVDIANVSIYVMTSEFGAPTQLEKIDMIDFADIVAINKFERKGSEDALRDVRRQMRRSKNSFDVPLEELPIFGTIASKFNDEGVNGLYAGLVEAIARKTKAAFACRLPAERIARTSSQKSLIPVERIRYLGEIADTVRAYKACARDTAKLVRTRQHLATAKAELGGAFATPIDKKIADLEGRIPDEARALLDGWGGLQARYRGDVFKYTVRDKEFSVDLTSETLAGTKVPRVVVPDLADHGDRLEYLMLENVPGEFPYTAGVFPFRRQGEDPKRQFAGEGGPVKTNTRFHYLTANDPAKRLSTAFDSVTLYGNDPDARPDIYGKVGDSGVSICSLDDIKKLYAGFELCDPNTSVSMTINGPAPIMLAFFLNSAIDQQVDAFTRKEGRAPGPDELAKIRAWTLATVRGTVQADILKEDQAQNTCIFSTEFALKMMGDIQEFFIQNNVRNYYSVSISGYHIAEAGANPVSQTAFTLANGFTYVEYYLSRGFPIDAFAPNLSFFFSNGMDAEYTVIGRVARRIWAIAMREKYGANDRSQKLKYHIQTSGRSLHAQEIQFNDIRTTLQALLAFYDNCNSLHTNSYDEAITTPTEESVRRAMAIQLITLKEFGLSKNEHPWQGSYVAEELTELVEEAILSEFVRISERGGVLGAMETQYQRGKIQDESMLYEHQKHTGELPIIGVNTYLAADTANLIPRDLELRRATDEEKHEQIDNVRALQERNAAKIAESMAKLKQVALTGGNIFEQMMETARYASMGQITTALYEVGGQYRRNM from the coding sequence ATGAGCGACACGGGAAGAGAGCGGTACAGGCTGAAGCACCAGGTGCGCGTGGTCACGGCGACGAGCCTGTTCGACGGCCACGACGCATCGATCAACATCATGAGGCGGCTCGTCCAGATGGGCGGCGCCGAGGTGATCCACCTCGGGCACAACCGGTCGGTCGCGGAGATCGTCGAGGCGGCGATCGAGGAGGACGCGCAGGCGATCGCCGTGTCGTCGTACCAGGGCGGCCACAACGAGTTCTTCAAGTACATGCGCGACATGCTCGTCGAGCGCGGGGCCGCGCACATCCGGATCTTCGGCGGCGGCGGCGGCGTGATCCGGCCCGACGAGATCGCCGAGCTCGAGGCGTACGGCGTCGAGCGGATCTACGACCCCGAGCACGGGCGCACCATGGGGCTCGAGGGGATGATCGACGACCTGCTCGCGCGGTGCGACTTCCACACCGTCAACGTGCCCGGCTCGGACGACCCGACCGACCGCGGCGCCTCGATCCCGGATCCCGCGAAGGTCACGACCGCGGATCCGGCCGCCGTGGCGCGGCTCATCACGATGACCGAGATGGGGCCGGAGGCGTACAGGCTCGTCGCCGAGGGGATCCGCGCGCGGGCGGCCGCGGCCGAGGCGCCCGTCGTCGGGGTCACGGGCACCGGCGGCGCCGGCAAGAGCTCGCTCCTCGATGAGATCGTGCGGCGCGTGCGGAACGACAACCCGGACAAGTCGATCGCGATCCTCTCCGCCGATCCCTCGAAGCGGCGCACCGGCGGCGCGCTCCTCGGCGACCGCATCCGGATGAACGCGATCCACGGGCCGGGCGTCTACATGCGCTCGCTCGCCACGCGCGGCTCCGGCCACGAGCTCCCGGACACGATCCGGGACGCCATTGACGTCGTGAAGGCCGCGGGGTTCGACCTCGTGCTCGTCGAGACCTCCGGCATCGGCCAGGGCAACACCGAGATCGTCGACATCGCGAACGTGTCCATCTACGTGATGACCTCGGAGTTCGGCGCGCCGACGCAGCTCGAGAAGATCGACATGATCGACTTCGCGGACATCGTCGCGATCAACAAGTTCGAGCGCAAGGGGTCGGAGGACGCGCTGCGCGACGTGCGGCGGCAGATGCGGCGCTCCAAGAACTCCTTCGACGTCCCGCTCGAGGAGCTGCCGATCTTCGGCACGATCGCCTCCAAGTTCAACGACGAGGGGGTGAACGGCCTGTACGCGGGGCTCGTCGAGGCGATCGCGCGCAAGACGAAGGCCGCGTTCGCGTGCCGCCTCCCCGCGGAGCGGATCGCGCGCACCTCGAGCCAGAAGTCGCTCATCCCGGTCGAGCGGATCCGGTACCTCGGCGAGATCGCCGACACGGTCCGCGCGTACAAGGCGTGCGCGCGGGACACCGCGAAGCTCGTCCGCACGCGGCAGCACCTCGCCACCGCGAAGGCGGAGCTCGGTGGCGCGTTCGCCACGCCGATCGACAAGAAGATCGCCGATCTCGAGGGGCGGATCCCGGACGAGGCGCGCGCGCTGCTCGACGGGTGGGGGGGCCTCCAGGCGCGGTACCGCGGGGACGTCTTCAAGTACACGGTGCGCGACAAGGAGTTCAGCGTCGACCTCACGAGCGAGACGCTCGCCGGCACCAAGGTGCCGCGCGTCGTCGTGCCCGATCTCGCGGATCACGGCGACCGGCTCGAGTACCTCATGCTCGAGAACGTGCCGGGCGAGTTCCCGTACACGGCGGGCGTGTTCCCGTTCAGGCGGCAGGGCGAGGATCCGAAGCGGCAGTTCGCGGGCGAGGGCGGGCCGGTCAAGACGAACACGCGCTTCCACTACCTCACGGCCAACGACCCGGCAAAAAGGCTCTCCACGGCGTTCGACTCGGTCACGCTGTACGGCAACGATCCGGACGCGCGGCCCGACATCTACGGCAAGGTCGGCGACTCCGGCGTCTCGATCTGCTCGCTCGACGACATCAAGAAGCTGTACGCCGGGTTCGAGCTGTGCGACCCGAACACGTCGGTCTCGATGACGATCAACGGGCCGGCGCCTATCATGCTCGCGTTCTTCCTGAACTCGGCGATCGACCAGCAGGTCGACGCGTTCACCCGGAAGGAGGGCAGGGCGCCCGGCCCCGACGAGCTCGCGAAGATCCGGGCGTGGACCCTCGCGACCGTGCGCGGGACGGTGCAGGCCGACATCCTCAAGGAAGACCAGGCGCAGAACACGTGCATCTTCTCGACCGAGTTCGCGCTCAAGATGATGGGCGACATCCAGGAGTTCTTCATCCAAAACAACGTCCGCAACTACTACTCCGTGTCGATCTCCGGCTACCACATCGCCGAGGCGGGCGCGAACCCGGTGAGTCAGACCGCGTTCACGCTCGCGAACGGCTTCACCTACGTCGAGTACTACCTGTCGCGCGGCTTCCCGATCGACGCGTTCGCGCCGAACCTGTCGTTCTTTTTCTCCAACGGCATGGACGCGGAGTACACGGTGATAGGGAGGGTGGCGCGCCGCATCTGGGCGATCGCGATGCGCGAGAAGTACGGCGCCAACGACCGCAGCCAGAAGCTCAAGTACCACATCCAGACCTCGGGCCGCTCGCTGCACGCGCAGGAGATCCAGTTCAACGACATCCGCACGACGCTCCAGGCGCTGCTCGCGTTCTACGACAACTGCAACTCGCTCCACACGAACTCCTACGACGAGGCGATCACCACGCCGACCGAGGAGTCGGTGCGCCGGGCGATGGCGATCCAGCTCATCACGCTCAAGGAGTTCGGCCTCTCGAAGAACGAGCACCCGTGGCAGGGGTCCTACGTCGCGGAGGAGCTCACGGAGCTCGTCGAGGAGGCGATCCTGTCCGAGTTCGTGCGCATCTCGGAGCGGGGCGGCGTGCTCGGCGCCATGGAGACGCAGTACCAGCGCGGCAAGATCCAGGACGAGTCGATGCTGTACGAGCACCAGAAGCACACCGGCGAGCTGCCGATCATCGGCGTCAACACGTACCTCGCAGCGGACACCGCGAACCTCATCCCGCGCGACCTCGAGCTGCGCCGCGCGACGGACGAGGAGAAGCACGAGCAGATCGACAACGTGCGCGCGCTCCAGGAGCGCAACGCGGCGAAGATCGCCGAGTCGATGGCGAAGCTCAAGCAGGTCGCGCTCACGGGCGGCAACATCTTCGAGCAGATGATGGAGACCGCGCGCTACGCCTCGATGGGCCAGATCACGACCGCCCTCTACGAGGTCGGCGGGCAGTACCGCAGGAACATGTAG